Proteins from one Patescibacteria group bacterium genomic window:
- a CDS encoding guanylate kinase codes for MQNNLYIISGPSGAGEDSIINGLKELFPVEVVITTTTRSMRPGESQGQPYYFIIKEEFQKNIAANKFFEWAQQYNDNLYGVTFEEIERVKNSGKVGLWKIEYKGVMTAKKLMPEVPAIFINAPLDQLEERIRRRDNVTEEFIQERIAYTKEWLEHTDIYDYEVINENGKLAESIKQVAQFIKTKKTDY; via the coding sequence ATGCAAAATAACCTATACATAATCTCCGGTCCTTCCGGTGCCGGCGAAGACAGCATCATCAACGGCCTCAAAGAATTATTTCCCGTTGAAGTTGTCATTACTACCACCACCCGCTCCATGCGCCCCGGCGAATCACAAGGCCAACCATATTATTTTATCATCAAAGAAGAATTTCAAAAAAATATCGCTGCCAATAAATTCTTCGAATGGGCGCAACAATACAACGACAATCTCTACGGCGTTACCTTCGAAGAAATCGAACGCGTCAAAAATTCCGGCAAAGTCGGCCTTTGGAAAATCGAATACAAGGGCGTTATGACTGCCAAAAAATTAATGCCAGAGGTGCCAGCCATCTTCATCAATGCCCCCCTGGATCAACTAGAAGAAAGAATCCGCCGACGCGATAATGTCACCGAAGAATTCATCCAAGAAAGAATCGCCTACACCAAAGAATGGCTTGAACACACCGATATTTATGATTATGAAGTAATAAATGAGAACGGAAAATTGGCTGAATCCATTAAGCAGGTTGCTCAATTTATCAAAACAAAAAAGACTGATTACTAA
- a CDS encoding ROK family protein: MSNDYTIGVDIGGTNMKAVLFDGKKVVSRLSLATPKDSLDHLLIMIKALIEPLEEEAKKDRCKIVGIGLSVAGLVDFDEQKIVQAPNVDILNNVKLAQIVQEKTGYRSVMDNDGKCFVRAEVLLGAAKKHTNVFGVALGTSVGSSWWVNGDIYRGHRNGAGEICSMIVNFSEKISLEDAYMKLLQASPAKLSDQAYHGDDFAIKSYEEVGQILGIALANVVNTIDPEVFVVGGGVMESSPLFLPELKKTMREFVGNPEAKKIDILKSKLGSEAGAIGAALLLQI, encoded by the coding sequence ATGAGTAATGATTATACAATTGGTGTCGACATTGGTGGTACTAATATGAAGGCCGTTCTTTTTGATGGCAAAAAAGTGGTGTCACGACTTTCATTAGCAACGCCAAAGGATAGCTTGGATCATTTATTAATCATGATTAAGGCCTTGATTGAGCCCTTGGAGGAGGAAGCAAAGAAAGATCGATGTAAAATTGTTGGCATTGGTTTAAGTGTGGCTGGATTGGTTGATTTTGATGAACAAAAAATTGTACAAGCACCGAATGTGGATATTTTAAATAATGTGAAGTTGGCGCAAATAGTTCAAGAGAAAACGGGTTATCGATCGGTGATGGATAATGATGGTAAATGTTTTGTTCGTGCTGAGGTTTTGTTGGGAGCGGCGAAAAAACATACCAATGTTTTTGGCGTGGCCTTGGGCACGAGCGTGGGCTCATCTTGGTGGGTAAACGGTGATATTTATCGCGGACATAGAAATGGCGCTGGTGAGATTTGTAGTATGATTGTTAATTTTTCTGAAAAAATTTCCCTAGAAGATGCTTATATGAAATTATTGCAAGCCAGTCCGGCGAAGTTGTCTGACCAGGCTTATCACGGTGATGATTTTGCGATAAAGTCATACGAAGAAGTCGGCCAAATTTTAGGTATTGCCTTGGCTAATGTGGTAAACACGATTGATCCGGAAGTTTTTGTCGTCGGTGGTGGTGTAATGGAGTCAAGTCCATTGTTTTTGCCGGAATTAAAAAAGACTATGCGAGAATTTGTTGGCAATCCGGAGGCAAAGAAGATTGATATTTTGAAGAGCAAACTCGGCAGTGAGGCAGGTGCGATTGGCGCAGCGCTGTTATTGCAAATTTAA
- a CDS encoding RluA family pseudouridine synthase, with protein MNKILAKIEDESKRLDVFLAEKLENITRSQIQKIIKSGNITINDVVYDSPHHKVKDNDLIVVTSMDKKKKEVVKKVAEEGEEPVFFTIKDIPIIEENDDFIIINKPAGLITHGDDHIMEKTLADLLLEKYPEMKKVGDDPHRPGIVHRLDKEASGLMVVARTQEAFEHLKEQFKKRRTKKIYITLVHGKTDKDEDTINFPIARSSKGFKMAAKAYTEKGIKNTEGKPADTEFNVLTRFVNYTLLKVRIKTGRTHQIRTHMSAYGHPIVGDKLYSTRVAREKNKKINLGRIFLTAVELEFKDLQGEKRNFQIELPSELQELLKVVK; from the coding sequence ATGAACAAAATACTAGCAAAAATAGAAGATGAGAGCAAAAGACTAGACGTTTTCCTAGCTGAAAAGCTCGAAAATATCACTAGATCACAAATCCAAAAAATCATCAAATCCGGCAACATCACCATCAATGATGTTGTTTATGATTCTCCGCACCACAAAGTCAAAGACAACGACCTGATTGTTGTTACCAGTATGGACAAAAAAAAGAAAGAAGTGGTGAAGAAGGTAGCCGAAGAAGGTGAAGAGCCAGTTTTTTTCACAATCAAAGACATTCCAATTATCGAAGAAAATGACGACTTTATTATCATCAATAAGCCAGCCGGCCTCATCACGCACGGTGATGACCATATCATGGAAAAAACTTTAGCAGATTTATTATTAGAGAAATATCCGGAAATGAAGAAAGTTGGCGATGACCCACATCGTCCCGGCATCGTTCACCGTCTCGATAAGGAAGCGAGTGGCCTCATGGTCGTGGCACGCACCCAAGAAGCGTTTGAACATCTCAAAGAACAATTCAAAAAACGCCGTACGAAAAAAATTTATATAACTCTTGTTCACGGCAAAACCGATAAAGACGAAGACACAATTAACTTCCCCATCGCCCGCAGTTCCAAAGGTTTCAAAATGGCGGCCAAGGCTTACACGGAAAAAGGCATAAAAAATACAGAAGGCAAACCAGCTGATACTGAATTTAATGTCCTGACTAGATTTGTTAATTACACCTTATTAAAAGTAAGAATCAAAACCGGCCGCACGCACCAAATACGCACTCACATGTCCGCCTACGGTCACCCGATTGTCGGCGACAAACTATACAGCACCCGCGTCGCTCGTGAGAAGAATAAGAAAATAAATTTAGGAAGAATTTTCCTAACAGCCGTGGAGCTAGAATTTAAAGACCTACAAGGAGAGAAAAGAAATTTCCAGATTGAATTACCAAGTGAATTACAAGAACTATTGAAAGTAGTCAAATAA
- a CDS encoding S1 RNA-binding domain-containing protein, whose protein sequence is MTDDKKMQDDFEAMLSQNEFAAPQVGELIKGEVVSASRAEVKLDINGYLIGVVRGPELYEEDEDYANLKPGDIIEATVIEGENENGELELSFRFAGQEKAWLGLRQAYEDKSNVKVRIIDANKGGLLVKYRQISGFLPVSQLAPENYPRINGGDKSKILEKLKSYVGRDFEARVVTFNEKEDKIIFSEKEAWNERQRDVISQYSVGTPVEGTITAITDFGVFISFGENLEGLIHISELAWQRIDNPSELFNVGDIIKAEVISLEGSKIFLSAKKLMRDPWDGVAEKYKIGQVIKGKVLKVNPFGLFVQLDSDIHGLAHISQLGLAPKQRVNDKYKVDEEVEFTIVSVEPKEHRLGLAAIGVESVEVKEEEKKTATKVEDKE, encoded by the coding sequence ATGACTGACGACAAAAAAATGCAAGATGATTTTGAGGCGATGTTGAGCCAAAATGAATTTGCAGCACCACAGGTTGGTGAATTGATTAAAGGTGAAGTTGTTTCTGCTTCTCGAGCGGAGGTAAAATTGGACATCAATGGTTATTTGATTGGTGTTGTGCGTGGCCCAGAGCTTTATGAAGAAGATGAAGATTATGCAAATTTGAAACCGGGCGACATTATTGAAGCAACTGTAATTGAAGGTGAAAATGAGAATGGCGAGCTAGAACTTTCATTCCGTTTTGCTGGTCAAGAAAAAGCGTGGCTTGGCTTGCGTCAAGCATATGAAGATAAATCTAATGTTAAAGTTAGAATTATTGATGCGAACAAGGGTGGTCTTTTGGTTAAGTACCGACAGATTTCTGGATTTTTACCTGTGTCACAATTGGCACCAGAAAATTATCCGAGAATCAATGGTGGTGATAAGAGTAAGATTTTAGAAAAATTAAAATCTTATGTTGGTCGTGATTTTGAGGCTCGCGTAGTAACCTTTAATGAAAAAGAAGACAAGATTATTTTCTCTGAAAAAGAAGCTTGGAACGAAAGACAAAGAGATGTTATTTCTCAATACAGTGTTGGTACTCCAGTTGAGGGCACAATCACTGCAATTACAGACTTTGGTGTCTTTATTAGTTTTGGTGAAAATCTTGAAGGTTTGATCCATATTTCTGAATTAGCTTGGCAGAGAATTGATAATCCAAGTGAACTTTTCAACGTTGGTGATATAATCAAAGCTGAGGTAATCAGCCTTGAAGGTTCAAAGATTTTCTTGAGTGCGAAAAAACTAATGCGTGATCCTTGGGATGGCGTGGCGGAGAAGTATAAGATTGGCCAAGTTATCAAAGGGAAAGTTTTGAAAGTTAATCCATTTGGTTTGTTTGTACAATTAGACAGTGATATTCACGGTCTAGCACACATTAGCCAATTAGGCTTAGCGCCAAAACAACGCGTTAACGATAAATATAAGGTTGACGAGGAGGTTGAATTCACAATCGTATCCGTAGAGCCAAAGGAACATAGATTAGGTTTAGCTGCTATTGGTGTGGAAAGTGTTGAGGTGAAAGAGGAAGAAAAGAAAACAGCTACAAAAGTTGAAGATAAAGAATAA
- a CDS encoding 23S rRNA (pseudouridine(1915)-N(3))-methyltransferase RlmH, translating into MYSITILAVGKLKEKIYRDGVAEYLKRLKPYAKIKVVELAPEAFGETNREQAKEKENQRILDYLEKNKDKKIICLTEGGTEYSSMEFSKFLNKTNQEIIFIIGGALGFSSKTLSKMDVKLSLSKMTFLHEMARLILVEQIYRAQMIESGKSYHY; encoded by the coding sequence ATGTATAGTATAACGATTTTAGCTGTCGGAAAATTAAAAGAAAAAATATACCGCGATGGGGTGGCGGAGTATTTGAAACGTTTAAAACCATACGCCAAAATTAAAGTGGTAGAGTTGGCACCTGAAGCTTTTGGTGAAACCAATCGCGAGCAGGCGAAGGAGAAAGAGAATCAGAGAATTTTAGATTATCTTGAAAAAAATAAGGACAAGAAAATTATTTGCTTAACTGAGGGCGGGACTGAATATTCATCAATGGAATTCTCAAAATTTTTAAATAAAACTAATCAAGAAATTATTTTTATAATCGGCGGTGCTCTAGGGTTTTCAAGTAAAACTTTGAGTAAAATGGATGTTAAATTATCTTTGTCTAAAATGACTTTTCTGCATGAAATGGCAAGATTGATATTGGTTGAGCAGATTTATCGGGCACAAATGATAGAGAGTGGGAAGAGTTATCACTATTAA
- a CDS encoding DEAD/DEAH box helicase: MTENKEVSQGFDTLGIDLRILEVLNKMEFKIPTPIQLKSIPVIITEKDIVGIAQTGTGKTLAFGVPMLQRVLMNRGNGLIILPTRELALQVEEALLGIGRSLGIKTAVLIGGAPIFRQITALRGNPHIIIATPGRLIDHIKRKSVKLDKVRMLVMDEADLMFDMGFAPQVNEILKAVPTDRQTLLFSATMAPEVIKIATKCMKLPLRIEVAPAGTPAESVIQEMIVLNAEDRAKQLAKILNEYKGTVLVFARTKRGVSDLSKKIMVMGHTSSEIHSNRSLGQRKMALQGFKDGKFRVLVATDIAARGIDVKGIELVINYDLPDDSADYIHRIGRTGRAGKAGRAISFATPRQIAAIRSIEKIIQKNIPLVELERLIQNPPKEQKPSRNRRSSGVNGGRGSFNRGGSQGGEKKVGNFNKPKEGASAGGGFNKTREPRAATGNFNKPREAGGEARGKSFGGAVRKFKPRGGGFGNR, encoded by the coding sequence ATGACAGAGAACAAAGAAGTGTCTCAGGGTTTTGATACCCTTGGGATTGATTTGAGGATTTTAGAAGTCCTTAATAAAATGGAATTTAAGATACCAACCCCTATTCAGTTGAAATCGATTCCGGTAATTATTACTGAAAAAGATATCGTGGGCATTGCACAGACGGGAACGGGTAAGACCTTGGCCTTTGGTGTGCCGATGTTACAACGTGTTTTGATGAATAGAGGTAATGGCTTAATTATTTTGCCAACCCGCGAGCTAGCGCTTCAGGTTGAAGAAGCTTTATTGGGCATTGGTCGTAGTCTTGGAATTAAAACCGCGGTTTTGATTGGAGGTGCACCAATTTTCCGCCAGATTACCGCTTTGCGTGGTAACCCGCATATTATTATCGCGACTCCTGGTCGTTTGATTGATCATATTAAAAGAAAGTCAGTGAAATTGGACAAGGTGCGGATGTTAGTGATGGATGAAGCAGATTTAATGTTTGACATGGGATTTGCGCCACAGGTTAATGAAATATTGAAAGCCGTGCCGACTGATCGTCAGACTTTGCTGTTTTCAGCAACGATGGCTCCGGAAGTAATTAAGATCGCCACGAAATGTATGAAATTACCGTTGCGGATTGAGGTGGCGCCAGCGGGAACACCAGCGGAGAGCGTGATTCAAGAGATGATTGTTTTGAATGCGGAAGATCGGGCTAAGCAATTAGCGAAAATATTAAATGAATATAAGGGGACTGTGTTAGTGTTTGCGCGAACTAAGCGTGGCGTAAGTGATTTGAGTAAGAAGATTATGGTGATGGGCCATACTTCATCCGAGATTCATTCCAACCGTTCATTAGGACAGCGCAAGATGGCTTTACAAGGTTTCAAAGACGGCAAATTTCGCGTGTTGGTAGCAACTGACATTGCGGCTCGTGGTATTGATGTCAAAGGTATCGAGTTAGTTATTAATTATGACTTACCTGATGACTCAGCTGACTACATTCACCGTATCGGTCGAACCGGTCGGGCTGGTAAGGCGGGACGAGCGATTTCATTCGCAACCCCGAGACAGATTGCAGCGATTCGTTCAATTGAAAAAATTATTCAAAAAAACATTCCCTTGGTTGAATTAGAAAGACTAATTCAGAATCCACCCAAGGAACAAAAGCCAAGCCGTAACCGACGCTCTTCGGGCGTGAATGGTGGTCGCGGTTCATTTAACCGTGGCGGTTCACAAGGTGGTGAGAAGAAGGTCGGAAATTTTAATAAGCCGAAAGAGGGTGCTAGTGCCGGTGGTGGTTTTAATAAAACCAGAGAGCCGAGAGCGGCGACTGGTAATTTTAACAAACCCAGAGAAGCAGGCGGTGAGGCGAGAGGTAAGTCCTTTGGTGGCGCGGTACGCAAATTTAAGCCGAGAGGTGGTGGGTTTGGTAATAGATAA
- a CDS encoding pilin, whose product MNKSKKIVSFAILLVMAVFQMSFMSNVHQVIAGPLNLNNQEGMAPGSGQIDSAFGTNPNKDVREIIVSYVKIFLGLLGLIFVILIILAGYKYMMAGDNKVTEEALSQIKNAVIGLAIILAAYGVTIFVGNQINTATSSTTLIDSAFFDIFYV is encoded by the coding sequence ATGAATAAATCCAAAAAAATTGTAAGTTTTGCAATATTGCTAGTTATGGCAGTATTTCAGATGAGTTTTATGTCTAATGTTCATCAAGTAATCGCCGGTCCGCTTAATCTTAATAATCAAGAAGGAATGGCTCCGGGTAGCGGACAGATTGATTCCGCCTTTGGGACCAATCCTAATAAAGATGTTCGAGAAATTATAGTTTCATATGTTAAAATATTTTTGGGGTTATTGGGGTTGATATTCGTGATTTTAATTATATTAGCAGGTTATAAATACATGATGGCTGGTGATAATAAGGTCACAGAAGAAGCATTGTCTCAAATTAAGAATGCCGTGATTGGTTTGGCGATAATCTTGGCAGCTTATGGCGTTACTATTTTTGTCGGTAATCAAATAAATACAGCTACTTCTAGCACAACTTTGATAGATAGTGCTTTTTTTGATATATTTTATGTTTAA
- a CDS encoding flippase: protein MRLSTKIAYNTIIQIVSKVISTALALAAVAIITRQLGQTGFGEYTTVVTYLSFFAIAADLGLTLITVQMISKPDIDEDYVLGNLFGLRLVSALIFLAPAPLIAVFFPYSAAMKMGIIIASFSFLFIALNQVLVGVFQKNLRMDKVSIADIVSRVFLVVGIVIVYKFNYGLLSILLVTSLSSLVNFIFHFYFSRQFTIIKLRFDFRFWQEIMIKSWPLALTITLNLIYLKTDTLLLSIVDRQSDIGILAEVGLYGAAYKVIDVLVTLPFMFAGIILPILTLSWSQGKKEEFSTVLQKSFNVMAIIAIPVSLGTQLLAKDIMTLVAGPDFSGSGKILQILILAAGMIFLGNMLAHAIIAIEKQKAVIKAYLFTAVTSVIGYLLLIPLYSYYAAAWVTVYSESVIALASIYIIWKYTRFLPNLKIIIQTGAASLLMCASIWLLHFFQINNLLIVLTVAILIYFFFLFLFNGLNRKEIIELLKK from the coding sequence ATGCGCTTATCCACTAAAATTGCCTATAATACCATCATTCAAATCGTCAGCAAGGTTATTTCTACCGCTTTAGCCTTGGCCGCCGTAGCAATCATCACCCGCCAACTTGGCCAAACGGGTTTTGGTGAATACACAACCGTGGTGACCTATCTGTCTTTTTTTGCCATTGCCGCTGATTTAGGCCTAACCCTAATTACCGTTCAGATGATTAGCAAGCCCGATATTGACGAAGATTATGTCTTGGGCAATCTTTTTGGTCTCCGCCTAGTCTCCGCCCTGATCTTCTTAGCACCCGCTCCCCTGATCGCAGTTTTCTTTCCTTACAGTGCTGCCATGAAAATGGGCATCATCATCGCCTCTTTTTCTTTTTTATTTATTGCCCTCAATCAGGTTCTCGTTGGCGTTTTCCAAAAAAATCTCCGCATGGACAAAGTTTCCATCGCCGACATTGTCAGTCGCGTCTTCTTAGTTGTTGGCATTGTAATTGTGTACAAATTTAACTACGGGCTCTTGAGTATCCTCCTTGTCACATCTTTATCTAGTTTGGTGAATTTTATTTTTCACTTCTACTTTTCTCGCCAATTCACGATTATAAAACTGCGCTTCGATTTTCGCTTTTGGCAAGAAATAATGATCAAGTCCTGGCCACTCGCACTCACAATTACTCTCAATTTAATTTATTTAAAAACCGACACGCTACTTCTATCCATTGTCGACCGTCAGAGCGATATCGGCATCCTGGCCGAGGTTGGTTTATACGGCGCTGCTTACAAAGTTATTGACGTTCTGGTCACCCTACCGTTTATGTTCGCCGGCATCATCCTGCCCATCCTAACCCTGTCCTGGTCGCAGGGCAAAAAAGAAGAATTTAGCACTGTCCTGCAAAAATCCTTCAACGTCATGGCCATCATCGCTATTCCTGTAAGCCTAGGCACTCAACTCTTAGCCAAGGATATAATGACACTGGTTGCTGGCCCAGATTTTTCCGGCTCTGGAAAAATCTTGCAAATCCTAATCCTGGCTGCTGGCATGATCTTTTTGGGCAACATGCTTGCCCACGCTATTATCGCGATTGAAAAACAAAAAGCCGTCATCAAGGCATATCTTTTTACCGCTGTCACCTCCGTCATCGGCTATCTACTCCTCATCCCGCTCTATTCCTACTACGCCGCTGCCTGGGTAACGGTCTACTCCGAAAGTGTCATCGCCCTAGCCTCGATTTACATCATCTGGAAATACACCAGATTTTTGCCCAATCTAAAAATAATCATCCAAACTGGCGCCGCCTCTTTATTAATGTGCGCTAGCATTTGGCTATTACATTTTTTCCAAATTAATAATTTACTTATCGTGCTAACAGTCGCTATTCTTATTTACTTTTTCTTTTTATTTTTATTCAATGGACTAAATCGAAAAGAAATCATTGAGCTGTTAAAAAAATAA
- a CDS encoding glycosyltransferase family 4 protein: MQILIINSYYNIKPLFPIFEELSNKDHSLCFLSHDSRLIKLALEKKYPAQKIRAHQQPATLLAILLIVFLPLTLVYGFFAILYYKLKKKTNTIIYFNWFEKIIYTIPAKLLKIKNIWLFLPETETNNLNIGLQKIIKLSSQLATVIVFNQKTKDKINKLISLKSVIKVIPLGIKNNHERQENIFEELSKAEHAEGAKKYFTIGTAVELNKNQNIEMLFHAIEKCISVLPNLQLIIIGDGEERKTLSWLAKKMNIENITWFVGEQKFPRKWLDNFDIFVSTSRELHLADIEITLTAMKANLPIIGFWNTGIDDLISTNNNGKIIEKEDSELLADEIINLYKHKVLCHKLGEAAKFQVDKNYNLDTMVDTLLAVLK, translated from the coding sequence ATGCAAATCCTTATTATAAATTCCTACTACAACATCAAACCTCTTTTTCCCATCTTTGAAGAGTTGAGCAATAAAGATCATAGCTTGTGCTTTCTTTCACATGATTCACGCTTGATCAAATTAGCGCTCGAAAAAAAATATCCAGCCCAAAAAATCCGCGCACATCAACAACCAGCAACTCTCCTAGCTATTTTGCTAATTGTCTTTCTACCGCTTACTCTAGTTTACGGTTTTTTCGCAATTCTTTATTACAAGCTCAAAAAGAAAACAAACACGATTATTTATTTCAATTGGTTTGAAAAAATTATCTACACTATCCCGGCTAAACTTTTAAAAATAAAAAATATTTGGCTCTTTTTACCAGAAACAGAAACCAATAATTTAAATATTGGCCTACAAAAAATTATCAAGCTTTCTTCTCAACTCGCCACTGTTATTGTTTTCAATCAAAAGACCAAAGACAAAATTAATAAACTCATTTCTTTAAAATCTGTAATCAAAGTCATTCCTCTTGGTATCAAAAATAATCACGAACGCCAAGAAAATATTTTTGAAGAACTTTCCAAAGCCGAACATGCCGAAGGGGCCAAAAAATATTTCACCATTGGGACCGCCGTTGAACTCAACAAAAATCAAAATATTGAAATGCTTTTTCATGCAATCGAAAAATGTATTTCTGTTTTACCAAACCTACAATTAATTATTATTGGCGACGGTGAAGAAAGAAAAACCCTCAGCTGGCTCGCCAAAAAAATGAATATCGAAAATATCACCTGGTTCGTGGGTGAACAAAAATTTCCGCGCAAATGGCTAGACAACTTCGACATCTTCGTTTCAACAAGCAGAGAACTCCATCTCGCCGACATTGAAATTACCCTAACCGCCATGAAAGCCAACCTGCCTATCATCGGTTTTTGGAATACCGGCATCGACGACCTAATCAGCACCAATAATAATGGCAAAATCATTGAAAAAGAAGACAGCGAACTCTTAGCTGACGAAATTATCAATCTCTATAAGCACAAAGTATTATGCCACAAACTCGGCGAAGCAGCCAAGTTTCAGGTTGACAAAAACTATAATCTTGATACAATGGTAGATACCCTATTGGCGGTTTTAAAATAA
- a CDS encoding insulinase family protein: MHTLKTLSNGVRLLTAPMRGTQTATILIMVGTGSKYEHRKNSGISHFLEHMFFKGTTKRPTALAVSSELDGIGAEFNAFTGKEYTGYWIKADSSKFDKALDVLSDMLLNSKFDEEEINREKGVIIEEYNMYEDNPMMHIEDIFERVLYEDTPAGWDTIGFKDNILRFNREDFTSYFNSQYAPKNITVCVVGNLKNSKEMVAKVTRIFNSPELNKRGEDFQEKVAVVEKQSKPQCLVEYKKTDQAHFSLGVRTYAYGNKKKAILKMLSLILGGSMSSRLFINLRERNGLAYYVHADGETYSDCGYLTTRAGVPTAKLNEAIKIVLQEYRKMKNELVTAEELKRAKDMIVGRMAIQMEGSDNVATWYSRQLVMESTVSRTKKKKFDDKNISNHEDYLKEILKVKASDIQKVAQEIFVNGGLNMAVIGPYKNDKEIRGLLKI, from the coding sequence ATGCATACATTAAAAACACTTTCAAACGGCGTGCGTCTATTAACCGCACCAATGCGTGGCACTCAGACGGCCACGATTTTAATTATGGTCGGAACCGGTTCAAAATATGAACATCGTAAAAATAGCGGTATCTCACATTTTTTGGAACATATGTTTTTTAAGGGCACAACTAAACGACCGACAGCACTGGCTGTTTCTTCAGAGTTGGATGGCATCGGGGCGGAGTTTAATGCTTTTACCGGCAAAGAGTATACTGGGTATTGGATCAAGGCAGACAGTTCGAAATTTGATAAGGCCTTGGATGTGTTATCAGATATGTTGTTGAATTCAAAATTCGACGAAGAGGAAATTAATCGGGAGAAGGGTGTGATTATCGAAGAATATAATATGTATGAAGATAATCCAATGATGCATATTGAGGATATTTTTGAACGCGTATTGTATGAGGATACACCAGCGGGTTGGGACACAATTGGATTTAAAGATAATATCTTGAGATTTAATCGTGAAGATTTTACCAGTTATTTTAATTCGCAATATGCACCGAAAAACATTACAGTTTGCGTGGTTGGTAATTTGAAGAATAGCAAAGAGATGGTGGCGAAGGTGACTCGTATTTTTAATTCTCCGGAATTAAACAAGCGTGGCGAGGACTTTCAGGAAAAAGTGGCGGTCGTGGAAAAACAAAGCAAGCCACAATGTTTGGTGGAATATAAAAAAACCGATCAAGCGCATTTTTCTTTGGGAGTACGCACTTATGCTTATGGCAATAAGAAAAAAGCGATTTTAAAAATGCTGTCTTTGATTTTGGGCGGTTCAATGAGCTCACGTTTATTTATTAACTTGCGTGAACGTAATGGCCTCGCTTATTATGTGCACGCGGATGGCGAGACTTATTCGGACTGTGGTTATCTGACAACGCGCGCCGGTGTGCCCACTGCGAAGTTGAATGAGGCGATTAAGATTGTCTTACAAGAATATCGCAAGATGAAAAATGAATTGGTCACGGCTGAAGAATTAAAGCGCGCCAAGGATATGATTGTTGGTCGCATGGCGATTCAAATGGAAGGCTCAGACAACGTGGCGACTTGGTACTCACGACAATTGGTGATGGAATCAACTGTGAGTCGCACGAAAAAGAAAAAATTTGACGATAAAAATATTTCTAACCATGAAGACTATTTGAAAGAAATTTTGAAAGTAAAAGCGAGTGATATTCAGAAAGTGGCGCAGGAGATTTTTGTGAATGGTGGTTTGAATATGGCGGTGATTGGTCCGTATAAAAATGATAAGGAGATTAGGGGCTTGTTGAAAATATAA